The following coding sequences are from one Prochlorococcus sp. MIT 0604 window:
- a CDS encoding aldo/keto reductase: MVKLSLGCAQFGMTYGFTNSKGKVLDKEVEKIIDYAILNDIKSFDTAQSYGDSEEVLGNYICKYSGLKVTTKFECKSKNCFSDKDINKWENNFQNSLNKLRLNNIDSFLVHNVEDLKKDGKEILENWLNSLFKRKLINRIGISIYSSSDLNSISLDNIKLIQMPISLYDQRLIKNNTCSDLQKKNIAIHARSIFFQGLTLVGADKWPKLISKDFKSHHMNILRSMKSESILETSLSFIDSCKFIEKALIGVTCLEELKEIIEIKNNLQKIKKDFSNFSWNYNNDLDPRFWNQN, encoded by the coding sequence ATGGTTAAACTTTCCTTAGGTTGTGCTCAATTTGGGATGACTTATGGTTTCACTAATTCGAAAGGAAAAGTCCTAGATAAAGAAGTTGAAAAAATAATTGATTATGCCATATTAAATGATATTAAAAGCTTTGATACAGCTCAATCTTATGGAGACAGCGAAGAAGTTTTAGGTAACTATATATGTAAATATTCTGGTCTGAAAGTTACAACTAAATTTGAATGCAAATCAAAAAATTGTTTTTCAGATAAAGATATAAATAAGTGGGAAAACAATTTTCAAAATTCATTAAATAAATTAAGATTAAATAATATTGATAGTTTTTTAGTACATAACGTTGAAGATTTAAAAAAGGATGGTAAGGAAATTCTTGAAAATTGGCTAAATAGTTTGTTTAAAAGAAAATTAATAAATAGGATAGGAATATCAATTTATTCTTCTTCAGATTTGAACTCTATTTCTCTAGATAATATTAAATTAATACAAATGCCTATTTCACTATACGACCAGAGACTTATTAAAAATAATACTTGCTCGGATTTACAGAAAAAAAATATAGCAATACATGCTAGGAGTATTTTTTTTCAAGGCCTCACATTAGTTGGGGCAGACAAATGGCCGAAGCTTATTTCAAAAGATTTTAAAAGTCATCATATGAATATTCTAAGATCAATGAAATCTGAATCTATTTTAGAAACTTCTTTATCTTTTATAGATAGCTGTAAATTTATTGAGAAAGCGCTCATAGGTGTTACTTGTTTAGAAGAATTAAAAGAAATCATAGAAATCAAAAATAATTTGCAGAAAATAAAAAAAGATTTCTCAAATTTTTCATGGAATTATAATAATGACTTGGATCCTAGGTTTTGGAATCAAAATTAA
- the pseC gene encoding UDP-4-amino-4,6-dideoxy-N-acetyl-beta-L-altrosamine transaminase, which produces MNQNKYIPYGKQKITEDDINAVIKTLKSDFLTQGEQVPLFENDLCRFLGVDHSIAVNSGTSALHIACLSLNLQEKDYLWTSSTSFVASANCGRYCNAKIDFVDINLDDGLISIDLLTKKLKEAEKKGTLPKVLVCVHLGGTSCDMKSIKNLSMKYGFKVIEDASHALGGRYSDRNIGDCFYSDICVFSFHPVKIITTAEGGVATTNNKALAERMRLLRTHCITKDISKFQLSKFGPWSYEQQSLGFNYRMNDIQASLGSSQLKRILDIVDERNNILKKYKKIADNEVISFLKISKDTKSSVHLVIVLLKNLSEDNHKKVFDEMRKRSIGVQLHYSPIHLQPYYRKFGFKEGDFPMSEIYAKKALSLPVFEGLEMKDQEYVMNNLLDIIYNL; this is translated from the coding sequence TTGAATCAAAATAAATACATTCCCTATGGGAAACAAAAAATAACTGAGGATGACATTAATGCAGTTATAAAGACTTTAAAAAGTGATTTTTTAACACAAGGTGAGCAAGTACCATTATTTGAAAATGATTTATGTCGTTTTCTCGGAGTAGATCATTCAATCGCAGTAAATAGTGGTACTAGTGCTCTTCATATAGCTTGTTTATCATTAAATCTTCAAGAAAAAGACTATCTTTGGACATCTTCAACATCTTTTGTTGCTTCTGCGAATTGTGGAAGATACTGTAATGCAAAAATTGATTTTGTCGATATCAATCTCGATGATGGTTTGATAAGCATAGACTTGTTAACAAAAAAATTAAAAGAAGCGGAAAAAAAAGGTACTCTACCTAAAGTACTTGTTTGTGTTCACCTTGGTGGAACAAGCTGTGATATGAAATCTATTAAAAATCTCTCAATGAAATATGGTTTCAAAGTTATCGAGGATGCTAGTCATGCATTAGGAGGACGTTATAGCGATAGAAATATTGGGGATTGTTTTTATAGTGATATTTGTGTTTTTAGCTTTCATCCAGTAAAAATAATTACAACTGCTGAAGGTGGGGTAGCTACTACAAACAATAAGGCATTAGCAGAGAGAATGAGACTTTTAAGAACTCACTGTATTACAAAAGATATATCAAAATTCCAGTTGTCTAAATTTGGCCCATGGAGCTATGAACAACAAAGCTTAGGCTTTAATTATAGGATGAACGATATACAGGCATCTTTGGGTTCAAGTCAGTTAAAAAGAATTTTAGATATTGTTGATGAAAGAAATAATATTTTGAAAAAATATAAAAAGATAGCAGATAATGAAGTTATTTCTTTTTTGAAAATATCTAAAGATACAAAAAGTTCTGTCCATTTGGTAATTGTGTTATTAAAAAATCTATCGGAAGATAACCATAAAAAAGTTTTTGATGAGATGAGAAAAAGGAGTATTGGAGTACAATTACACTACTCACCTATTCATTTACAACCTTATTACAGAAAATTTGGTTTTAAGGAGGGAGATTTCCCTATGAGTGAAATATATGCAAAAAAAGCATTAAGTCTTCCAGTCTTTGAAGGCTTAGAAATGAAAGATCAAGAGTATGTTATGAACAATTTATTAGATATTATTTATAATTTATGA
- the pseB gene encoding UDP-N-acetylglucosamine 4,6-dehydratase (inverting), whose protein sequence is MKKENEISLLITGGTGSFGNAFISYLFRNMPDIKRVVIYSRDEMKQWAMQSIYPPDKYPQLRFFLGDIRDKERLRMALNGINTVVHAAALKHVPAGEYNPSEFINTNVGGAQNLVRACLDTDVENFVALSTDKAASPINLYGATKLCSDKLFIAANNIRGGKNIKFSIVRYGNVMGSRGSVIPLFIERAKSGKLPITDPDMTRFNITLEQGIEMVYWALNNALGGEIFVPKLPSYRILDLAEAIGPNCQKEIIGLRAGEKIHEELITQADGPNTIEIGDYYVIFPSDSKMKKIYLEMDEKYKTLPKNFRYDSFNNDNFLTVDEIRDLIKVNISKDFNPV, encoded by the coding sequence ATGAAAAAAGAAAATGAGATTTCACTATTAATAACTGGAGGTACAGGAAGTTTTGGTAATGCTTTTATTTCTTACCTTTTTAGAAATATGCCTGATATTAAAAGAGTAGTTATTTATAGCAGAGATGAGATGAAACAATGGGCTATGCAAAGTATTTACCCTCCAGATAAATATCCGCAATTAAGATTTTTCTTAGGTGATATAAGAGATAAAGAGAGATTAAGGATGGCATTAAATGGAATTAATACTGTTGTGCACGCAGCCGCTTTAAAACATGTTCCTGCTGGAGAATATAATCCTTCGGAATTTATAAATACAAATGTGGGCGGTGCCCAAAACCTTGTAAGGGCTTGTTTAGATACAGATGTTGAAAATTTTGTTGCTTTAAGCACTGACAAAGCAGCCTCACCTATAAATCTTTATGGTGCAACCAAATTATGCTCTGATAAACTTTTTATTGCTGCAAATAATATTAGGGGGGGGAAAAATATCAAATTCTCAATAGTAAGATACGGCAATGTAATGGGTTCTAGGGGTTCTGTAATACCATTATTCATTGAGAGGGCAAAATCAGGTAAATTGCCAATTACAGATCCAGATATGACGAGATTTAATATTACCCTAGAACAGGGTATTGAAATGGTTTATTGGGCATTGAATAATGCACTAGGAGGAGAAATATTTGTACCAAAATTACCTAGTTATAGAATATTAGATTTAGCTGAAGCTATTGGACCAAATTGTCAAAAAGAAATAATAGGGCTAAGAGCCGGTGAAAAAATTCATGAGGAGTTAATAACACAAGCTGATGGACCTAATACTATTGAGATAGGCGATTACTACGTTATTTTCCCCTCAGATAGCAAAATGAAAAAAATATATTTGGAAATGGATGAAAAATATAAAACATTGCCTAAAAATTTTAGGTATGATTCCTTTAATAACGATAATTTCCTAACCGTTGATGAGATTAGAGATTTAATTAAAGTCAACATTAGTAAAGATTTTAATCCTGTTTAA
- a CDS encoding class I SAM-dependent methyltransferase, whose protein sequence is MGDIEDKFIFEVTNLNKGLESLNFNIFEFINSPLKIKYKKTTESLIHEFDTCIFKEIYDLIKDNKSIKLEHVENIRAKRELSSKNYVFYNGEHLFVEQHWVREKNIYELSMGLKYLSKKIKINTIIELGTGYGSKIISLANLNNNRNKFKFKALDISKNGLFCCKELAKRENLIVETKIQNFLINPSIGEFVDKNSIIFTSYNLHYWKDFNLNNIKQFIQDGINGGIHIEPCSDLLDKLEDKIYAALAYKYIKLNNYTENIMLAFEQAQKEKIIHLKIFQEVWGFGLLPTWIFIWYKK, encoded by the coding sequence ATGGGAGACATAGAAGATAAGTTTATATTTGAAGTTACAAATTTAAATAAAGGGTTAGAATCTCTTAATTTTAACATTTTTGAATTTATCAATAGCCCTTTAAAAATAAAATACAAAAAAACTACAGAATCATTAATCCACGAATTTGATACTTGTATTTTTAAAGAAATTTATGACCTAATTAAAGATAATAAATCTATTAAACTTGAACATGTAGAAAATATAAGAGCAAAAAGAGAATTAAGTTCAAAAAATTATGTTTTTTATAATGGGGAACATTTATTTGTAGAGCAACATTGGGTAAGAGAAAAGAATATTTATGAATTAAGTATGGGATTAAAATATTTATCAAAAAAAATTAAAATAAACACCATAATAGAATTAGGAACTGGGTATGGATCAAAGATAATTTCATTAGCTAATTTGAACAACAATAGAAATAAATTCAAATTTAAAGCTTTAGATATTTCAAAGAATGGTTTGTTTTGTTGTAAAGAGTTAGCAAAAAGAGAAAATTTGATTGTTGAAACAAAAATACAGAACTTCCTAATCAATCCAAGCATTGGAGAATTTGTTGATAAGAATTCAATAATCTTTACTTCTTATAATTTACATTATTGGAAAGATTTCAATTTAAATAATATAAAGCAATTTATTCAAGATGGTATTAATGGTGGAATACACATAGAGCCTTGTAGTGATTTATTAGATAAATTAGAGGATAAGATTTATGCCGCATTGGCTTATAAATATATAAAATTAAATAACTATACTGAAAACATAATGCTTGCTTTTGAACAAGCTCAAAAAGAAAAAATAATTCATTTAAAAATTTTCCAAGAAGTATGGGGATTTGGATTATTGCCGACTTGGATTTTTATATGGTATAAAAAATAA
- the pseI gene encoding pseudaminic acid synthase, with the protein MVKEININGRKIGLNYPPYIIAEMSANHNGSIERALETIKEASECGVDAIKMQTYTADTMTINCDNEEFLIKGGLWDGFKLYDLYKLAETPYEWHQKLFSYANELGVTLFSTPFDETAVDLLEELNTPAYKVASFELVDIPLIKYIASKQKPVIISTGMSSEKEINEALDAMRQENNDQIILLHCISSYPAPVEKSNLNLIKSISRNFNVISGLSDHTLGTTISVAATAIGASVIEKHFTIDSSDKGPDSDFSIEPSELRKLCENTYKTWLSLGKEGFDRDIVESQSKSFRRSIYFVKNKKAGEIVTKDDIRRIRPGNGLAPKFERDIIGKILKKDIKVGDPTSWDVFI; encoded by the coding sequence ATGGTAAAAGAAATAAATATTAATGGCAGAAAGATTGGGTTAAATTATCCTCCATATATTATTGCTGAAATGTCTGCGAATCATAATGGTTCTATAGAAAGAGCATTAGAAACTATTAAGGAAGCATCTGAATGTGGGGTGGATGCAATAAAAATGCAAACTTATACAGCAGATACTATGACCATCAACTGTGATAATGAGGAGTTTCTAATTAAAGGAGGATTATGGGATGGATTTAAACTATATGATTTATACAAATTAGCTGAAACTCCCTATGAGTGGCATCAAAAGTTATTTTCATATGCCAACGAATTAGGAGTCACTTTATTCTCTACTCCATTTGATGAAACTGCAGTTGATCTACTTGAAGAACTGAATACACCTGCCTATAAAGTTGCATCTTTTGAATTAGTAGATATACCTTTAATAAAATATATTGCTAGTAAACAAAAACCAGTAATCATATCAACAGGAATGTCTTCAGAAAAAGAGATTAATGAAGCTCTAGATGCTATGCGTCAAGAAAATAATGATCAAATAATTCTTCTACATTGTATCAGCAGTTATCCTGCTCCTGTTGAGAAATCAAATTTAAATTTAATAAAAAGTATTTCTCGTAATTTTAATGTAATAAGTGGACTTTCTGATCATACTCTTGGAACAACTATTTCAGTTGCTGCAACAGCCATAGGAGCCTCAGTTATAGAAAAACACTTTACTATTGATTCTTCAGATAAAGGACCTGATAGTGATTTTTCTATAGAACCTAGCGAACTTCGTAAGCTTTGTGAAAATACCTATAAAACTTGGCTTTCCCTTGGTAAGGAAGGCTTTGATAGAGATATTGTTGAGTCTCAAAGTAAATCATTTAGAAGATCAATATATTTTGTTAAAAATAAAAAGGCTGGTGAAATTGTTACAAAAGATGATATTAGAAGAATAAGACCGGGTAATGGTTTGGCTCCAAAATTTGAAAGAGATATTATTGGTAAAATTCTTAAAAAGGATATAAAAGTTGGGGATCCAACTAGTTGGGATGTGTTTATTTAA
- a CDS encoding PIG-L deacetylase family protein has protein sequence MDKNRVLVVVAHPDDETIGMGGTIRKHINQGDDVFVIAMTDGTGSRDSFNKEDILKRVNSSNIASDLLGFKWLERFNFKDNMLDNEPLLEIIKLIEKSKKMIQPNLVYSHCGGDLNIDHRVVVNAVLTAFRPQPNDSCSEIRLFEISSATDFGNEFITGKFYPNLFVDISNTWDDKEKSLLAYEEELRDFPHSRSLEGIKNLANLRGNQVGLKMAEAFQIIRKINF, from the coding sequence ATGGATAAAAATAGGGTTCTTGTAGTTGTAGCGCATCCCGATGATGAAACAATTGGTATGGGAGGCACTATCAGAAAACATATTAATCAAGGAGATGATGTATTTGTTATTGCAATGACAGACGGGACTGGTTCAAGAGATTCATTTAATAAAGAAGATATTTTGAAGAGAGTAAATTCATCAAATATTGCAAGTGATTTGCTTGGATTTAAATGGCTTGAAAGATTTAACTTTAAAGATAATATGCTAGATAATGAACCATTATTGGAGATTATAAAATTAATTGAAAAATCTAAAAAGATGATACAACCTAATTTAGTTTATAGTCATTGTGGAGGTGATTTAAATATTGATCACAGGGTAGTAGTAAATGCAGTATTAACAGCATTTAGACCTCAGCCAAATGATTCTTGTTCGGAAATAAGATTATTTGAAATTTCTTCTGCTACAGATTTCGGTAATGAATTTATAACAGGAAAATTCTATCCAAATCTTTTTGTAGACATTTCAAATACATGGGATGATAAAGAAAAATCTTTACTAGCTTATGAAGAAGAATTAAGAGATTTTCCACATTCACGATCATTAGAGGGAATAAAAAATCTCGCTAACCTAAGGGGTAATCAAGTAGGCCTTAAAATGGCAGAAGCTTTCCAAATTATTAGAAAAATAAATTTTTAA
- a CDS encoding 2OG-Fe(II) oxygenase: MKDFKSIYLPLGEHFLSNYEVDFIEESLKKFPLEDITIGDAGEINNCQVGRLMEDQPETNPKILNESLSKPILKLFQTLKAKKFFGKFLDKNKPQIIRRSQFNLLGEGSFVGRHLDIDSNPNYQIAAVLQLGSKFSGGEFIVYPSKDSEIKDAQIIYPEYGSITISFCKSEHEVGKVTSGTRTSFVNFISNYVGKNKRKRIVN, translated from the coding sequence ATGAAAGACTTTAAATCAATCTACTTGCCACTGGGAGAACATTTCCTAAGTAACTACGAAGTTGATTTTATTGAAGAATCCTTAAAAAAATTCCCTTTGGAAGATATCACTATTGGAGATGCGGGAGAAATAAATAACTGCCAAGTTGGGAGATTAATGGAAGATCAACCCGAAACTAATCCTAAAATATTAAACGAATCTTTATCAAAACCAATCTTAAAACTTTTTCAAACTTTGAAAGCAAAAAAATTCTTTGGTAAATTTCTTGATAAAAATAAGCCTCAAATAATTAGAAGAAGTCAATTTAATCTTCTTGGTGAAGGATCTTTTGTAGGTCGCCATCTTGACATAGATAGCAATCCTAATTATCAAATAGCCGCAGTTCTTCAATTGGGAAGTAAATTTAGTGGAGGAGAATTTATAGTTTACCCATCAAAAGATTCGGAAATAAAAGATGCCCAAATTATATATCCTGAATACGGTTCAATTACAATATCTTTTTGTAAGTCTGAACATGAAGTAGGGAAAGTTACATCAGGGACTAGAACATCTTTTGTGAATTTCATATCTAACTATGTAGGTAAAAACAAAAGAAAAAGAATAGTAAATTAA